A single region of the Thunnus maccoyii chromosome 10, fThuMac1.1, whole genome shotgun sequence genome encodes:
- the zgc:92606 gene encoding gamma-aminobutyric acid receptor-associated protein-like 1 isoform X1 has product MGSQYQRSVPLEVRRAEGERVRAKHPDKIPIIVERALRSRAPELDKKKYLVPSDLTVGQLCFLIRQRVSLRPEEALFFFVNNSLPPSSSPLSAVYEEHHEEDLFLYMTYSNESVYGA; this is encoded by the exons atgGGCAGTCAGTACCAGCGCTCAGTACCTCTAGAGGTGAGGAGAgcggagggagagagagttcGGGCAAAACATCCTGACAAGATACCG ATCATCGTGGAGAGGGCCCTGAGGTCACGAGCTCCTGAATTGGACAAGAAGAAATACTTAGTGCCCTCAGATTTAACAG tgggcCAGTTGTGCTTTCTGATCCGTCAGCGTGTGTCTTTGAGACCGGAGGAAGCgctcttcttctttgtcaaCAACTCCCTTCCTCCATCCAGctcccctctctctgctgtATATGAG GAGCACCACGAAGAGGACTTGTTTCTTTACATGACCTACAGTAATGAGAGCGTGTATGGTGCCTGA
- the zgc:92606 gene encoding gamma-aminobutyric acid receptor-associated protein-like 1 isoform X2 produces the protein MVFTWNMRNLVIYIPVYMTVSSFLISCVQLCIHSSRPLSLSFLYQQRFVVMGQLCFLIRQRVSLRPEEALFFFVNNSLPPSSSPLSAVYEEHHEEDLFLYMTYSNESVYGA, from the exons ATGGTGTTTACATGgaacatgagaaacctggttatttATATCCCTGTTTACATGACAGTGTCCAGCTTTCTGATCAGCTGTGTCCAGTTGTGTATTCATTCCTCTCGACCTCTCAGCCTCTCGTTTCTCTACCAACAGAGATTTGTTGTCA tgggcCAGTTGTGCTTTCTGATCCGTCAGCGTGTGTCTTTGAGACCGGAGGAAGCgctcttcttctttgtcaaCAACTCCCTTCCTCCATCCAGctcccctctctctgctgtATATGAG GAGCACCACGAAGAGGACTTGTTTCTTTACATGACCTACAGTAATGAGAGCGTGTATGGTGCCTGA
- the si:dkey-26c10.5 gene encoding C-type lectin domain family 9 member A isoform X2, translating to MEMENITAEKERNVEDEEASKVMLEVKTEEPEKEPEKEPEHYSKLRSTSEDVYSEAYYAASPFKTRPAGSQNQGNVLLYRAACIFLGIICLVLLLVIGILCLKLQTGSTVCAETQETTAINRPTIPSFDRTCSFEECQAHFQMIQPNSKLGCQQCANGWLRLGQSCFYLSRFRLSWDESQRNCTARGGSLAVIDSLRLQNFLTKEGKMKYWIGLRRQGATWTWVNNAALRQSYWGDNMPEEACGILSSEGPPEKNWMRASCEFYTYFICQVQLQ from the exons ATGGAGATGGAGAACATTAccgcagagaaagaaagaaacgtAGAAGATGAAGAAGCAAGTAAAGTGATGCTTGAGGTCAAAACTGAAG AACCAGAAAAAGAACCAGAAAAAGAACCAGAACATTACTCTAAACTACGAAGTACATCTGAGGACGTCTATTCAGAAGCTTATTATGCTGCTTCTCCATTTAAAACAAGACCAG CAGGAAGTCAGAATCAGGGAAACGTACTTCTGTACCGTGCAGCATGCATATTCCTGGGCATAATCTgcctggtgctgctgctggtcattGGTATCCTCTGTCTGAAAC TCCAAACAGGATCCACAGTCTGTGCCGAGACACAGGAAACTACAGCAATAAACAGGCCAACAATTCCCTCATTTGATCGGACGTGCAGCTTCGAGGAGTGCCAGGCTCACTTCCAAATGATTCAACCCAACTCAA AACTTGGCTGCCAGCAGTGTGCTAACGGTTGGCTGCGTCTGGGCCAATCATGTTTTTACCTGTCCAGATTCAGGCTTAGCTGGGACGAGAGTCAGAGGAACTGCACAGCTAGAGGAGGATCTCTGGCTGTCATCGACAGCCTGAGACTTCAG AACTTTCTGACTAAAGAGGGGAAGATGAAATACTGGATTGGACTGAGACGCCAAGGAGCCACATGGACCTGGGTCAACAACGCTGCGCTGCGACAGAG ttACTGGGGGGATAATATGCCAGAAGAGGCTTGCGGAATCCTGAGCAGCGAAGGCCCACCTGAGAAGAACTGGATGAGAGCTTCCTGCGAATTTTACACCTACTTCATCTGTCAGGTGCAGCTCCAATAG
- the si:dkey-26c10.5 gene encoding C-type lectin domain family 9 member A isoform X1 — MEMENITAEKERNVEDEEASKVMLEVKTEAEPEKEPEKEPEHYSKLRSTSEDVYSEAYYAASPFKTRPAGSQNQGNVLLYRAACIFLGIICLVLLLVIGILCLKLQTGSTVCAETQETTAINRPTIPSFDRTCSFEECQAHFQMIQPNSKLGCQQCANGWLRLGQSCFYLSRFRLSWDESQRNCTARGGSLAVIDSLRLQNFLTKEGKMKYWIGLRRQGATWTWVNNAALRQSYWGDNMPEEACGILSSEGPPEKNWMRASCEFYTYFICQVQLQ; from the exons ATGGAGATGGAGAACATTAccgcagagaaagaaagaaacgtAGAAGATGAAGAAGCAAGTAAAGTGATGCTTGAGGTCAAAACTGAAG CAGAACCAGAAAAAGAACCAGAAAAAGAACCAGAACATTACTCTAAACTACGAAGTACATCTGAGGACGTCTATTCAGAAGCTTATTATGCTGCTTCTCCATTTAAAACAAGACCAG CAGGAAGTCAGAATCAGGGAAACGTACTTCTGTACCGTGCAGCATGCATATTCCTGGGCATAATCTgcctggtgctgctgctggtcattGGTATCCTCTGTCTGAAAC TCCAAACAGGATCCACAGTCTGTGCCGAGACACAGGAAACTACAGCAATAAACAGGCCAACAATTCCCTCATTTGATCGGACGTGCAGCTTCGAGGAGTGCCAGGCTCACTTCCAAATGATTCAACCCAACTCAA AACTTGGCTGCCAGCAGTGTGCTAACGGTTGGCTGCGTCTGGGCCAATCATGTTTTTACCTGTCCAGATTCAGGCTTAGCTGGGACGAGAGTCAGAGGAACTGCACAGCTAGAGGAGGATCTCTGGCTGTCATCGACAGCCTGAGACTTCAG AACTTTCTGACTAAAGAGGGGAAGATGAAATACTGGATTGGACTGAGACGCCAAGGAGCCACATGGACCTGGGTCAACAACGCTGCGCTGCGACAGAG ttACTGGGGGGATAATATGCCAGAAGAGGCTTGCGGAATCCTGAGCAGCGAAGGCCCACCTGAGAAGAACTGGATGAGAGCTTCCTGCGAATTTTACACCTACTTCATCTGTCAGGTGCAGCTCCAATAG
- the si:dkey-26c10.5 gene encoding C-type lectin domain family 9 member A isoform X4 produces MYIKFCRNYGADKKDEANTNLSPESKLSVELEGEKGSQNQGNVLLYRAACIFLGIICLVLLLVIGILCLKLQTGSTVCAETQETTAINRPTIPSFDRTCSFEECQAHFQMIQPNSKLGCQQCANGWLRLGQSCFYLSRFRLSWDESQRNCTARGGSLAVIDSLRLQNFLTKEGKMKYWIGLRRQGATWTWVNNAALRQSYWGDNMPEEACGILSSEGPPEKNWMRASCEFYTYFICQVQLQ; encoded by the exons ATGTACATCAAGTTTTGTCGCAATTATGGCGCGGATAAAAAAGATGAAGCCAATACAAACTTGTCACCTGAGTCCAAGTTATCGGTTGAACTGGAGGGGGAGAAAG GAAGTCAGAATCAGGGAAACGTACTTCTGTACCGTGCAGCATGCATATTCCTGGGCATAATCTgcctggtgctgctgctggtcattGGTATCCTCTGTCTGAAAC TCCAAACAGGATCCACAGTCTGTGCCGAGACACAGGAAACTACAGCAATAAACAGGCCAACAATTCCCTCATTTGATCGGACGTGCAGCTTCGAGGAGTGCCAGGCTCACTTCCAAATGATTCAACCCAACTCAA AACTTGGCTGCCAGCAGTGTGCTAACGGTTGGCTGCGTCTGGGCCAATCATGTTTTTACCTGTCCAGATTCAGGCTTAGCTGGGACGAGAGTCAGAGGAACTGCACAGCTAGAGGAGGATCTCTGGCTGTCATCGACAGCCTGAGACTTCAG AACTTTCTGACTAAAGAGGGGAAGATGAAATACTGGATTGGACTGAGACGCCAAGGAGCCACATGGACCTGGGTCAACAACGCTGCGCTGCGACAGAG ttACTGGGGGGATAATATGCCAGAAGAGGCTTGCGGAATCCTGAGCAGCGAAGGCCCACCTGAGAAGAACTGGATGAGAGCTTCCTGCGAATTTTACACCTACTTCATCTGTCAGGTGCAGCTCCAATAG
- the si:dkey-26c10.5 gene encoding C-type lectin domain family 9 member A isoform X3 — translation MYIKFCRNYGADKKDEANTNLSPESKLSVELEGEKAGSQNQGNVLLYRAACIFLGIICLVLLLVIGILCLKLQTGSTVCAETQETTAINRPTIPSFDRTCSFEECQAHFQMIQPNSKLGCQQCANGWLRLGQSCFYLSRFRLSWDESQRNCTARGGSLAVIDSLRLQNFLTKEGKMKYWIGLRRQGATWTWVNNAALRQSYWGDNMPEEACGILSSEGPPEKNWMRASCEFYTYFICQVQLQ, via the exons ATGTACATCAAGTTTTGTCGCAATTATGGCGCGGATAAAAAAGATGAAGCCAATACAAACTTGTCACCTGAGTCCAAGTTATCGGTTGAACTGGAGGGGGAGAAAG CAGGAAGTCAGAATCAGGGAAACGTACTTCTGTACCGTGCAGCATGCATATTCCTGGGCATAATCTgcctggtgctgctgctggtcattGGTATCCTCTGTCTGAAAC TCCAAACAGGATCCACAGTCTGTGCCGAGACACAGGAAACTACAGCAATAAACAGGCCAACAATTCCCTCATTTGATCGGACGTGCAGCTTCGAGGAGTGCCAGGCTCACTTCCAAATGATTCAACCCAACTCAA AACTTGGCTGCCAGCAGTGTGCTAACGGTTGGCTGCGTCTGGGCCAATCATGTTTTTACCTGTCCAGATTCAGGCTTAGCTGGGACGAGAGTCAGAGGAACTGCACAGCTAGAGGAGGATCTCTGGCTGTCATCGACAGCCTGAGACTTCAG AACTTTCTGACTAAAGAGGGGAAGATGAAATACTGGATTGGACTGAGACGCCAAGGAGCCACATGGACCTGGGTCAACAACGCTGCGCTGCGACAGAG ttACTGGGGGGATAATATGCCAGAAGAGGCTTGCGGAATCCTGAGCAGCGAAGGCCCACCTGAGAAGAACTGGATGAGAGCTTCCTGCGAATTTTACACCTACTTCATCTGTCAGGTGCAGCTCCAATAG